Proteins from one uncultured Fibrobacter sp. genomic window:
- a CDS encoding metallophosphoesterase, with protein sequence MNRTLYIGDVHGCADELEAIVDKFGFVRGSDTLYQTGDIINKGPDMMRALKFVVDNGILTVRGNHEEHLIRSMETPPSQWSEKQKKRFARLPLEDWIYIRDIVKDWPLWRDTPHALLVHAGLEPGKTRLEDMSPEVLLSIRKWNDEPWYKQVTWPKTVVFGHWAKKGFVHRPGFIGLDSGCVYGKYLTAWCPEEDKFYEIPARREYTPVKDKTKESEVSPCKVAGDASKNIITFDNIREKIMRGEITPTNETPEEANIRKASPSISAEWAGYRL encoded by the coding sequence ATGAATAGAACATTATACATAGGTGACGTTCATGGTTGCGCCGACGAACTGGAAGCAATCGTAGACAAGTTTGGCTTTGTCCGCGGCTCCGATACGCTCTACCAGACCGGCGACATTATAAATAAGGGCCCCGACATGATGCGGGCGCTGAAGTTCGTCGTCGATAACGGAATCTTGACCGTGCGCGGGAACCACGAAGAACACCTCATCCGCTCGATGGAAACACCCCCCTCCCAGTGGAGCGAAAAGCAGAAGAAGCGTTTTGCACGGCTCCCGCTCGAAGACTGGATATATATACGCGACATCGTGAAAGACTGGCCACTCTGGCGCGACACCCCGCACGCGCTGCTCGTGCATGCCGGCCTCGAACCCGGCAAGACGAGGCTAGAAGACATGAGCCCCGAAGTGTTGCTGTCTATCCGCAAGTGGAATGACGAACCTTGGTACAAGCAAGTCACCTGGCCCAAGACGGTCGTGTTCGGGCACTGGGCCAAGAAAGGTTTTGTCCACCGCCCCGGATTCATCGGGCTTGACTCGGGCTGCGTCTACGGAAAATACCTTACCGCATGGTGCCCCGAAGAAGACAAGTTCTACGAAATCCCGGCACGCCGCGAATACACGCCAGTAAAAGACAAGACCAAGGAATCGGAAGTTTCTCCATGCAAAGTCGCTGGCGATGCTAGCAAAAACATCATCACCTTCGACAATATCCGCGAAAAAATCATGCGCGGAGAAATCACCCCCACAAACGAGACTCCCGAAGAGGCCAACATCCGCAAGGCGAGTCCGTCCATCTCGGCGGAATGGGCTGGCTACAGATTATAG
- a CDS encoding DUF6588 family protein, whose protein sequence is MKTKSRIALALILASATATYAMDDDGWATTYESLSAFDSSIPIYGNRPDYVKPIITNLGTILNSNWVSSAGVPKSFTFEAGLPFAIVPITDDDRSYTTSIDILGQRISYETPTIFGEHGNVQQPDNRIYGNENLNSLGVFTYPYLQLAGSFYHARLVLRGMFLPSISQLQKFNLFGFGLQYSFGHFFQYKLPKAAQPLDVSLMFGYSTSGIGYQPDDYNGELDLDISAYTINLVVGYKPIQLVEIMMSLGYQNSSMKSSGHLVNKDNPLQQINPNLTVKGNNGFRFGIEVALQLGSFHPVVGYDYVGKSSFTTNILYFKQSLGKDKTPDEIAKEKESVSNAKTEPQETSVTQESAETTEAEQGESEATETEAEEPSEEQPTEQSEDSAQEEESF, encoded by the coding sequence ATGAAAACGAAATCACGCATCGCTCTCGCCCTGATACTGGCCTCCGCCACCGCAACCTATGCCATGGACGATGATGGCTGGGCCACGACCTACGAATCCCTTTCCGCTTTCGACAGTTCCATTCCCATCTATGGAAACCGTCCCGATTACGTGAAGCCCATTATCACGAACCTCGGAACCATCCTCAACAGCAACTGGGTTTCTAGCGCAGGGGTTCCCAAAAGTTTCACGTTCGAGGCTGGCCTGCCCTTCGCCATCGTGCCTATCACAGATGACGACCGCAGTTACACGACATCCATTGACATTCTCGGACAACGTATCAGCTACGAGACGCCGACCATCTTTGGCGAGCACGGCAACGTGCAGCAACCAGACAATCGCATCTATGGTAACGAGAACTTGAACAGCCTCGGAGTGTTTACCTACCCGTACCTCCAGCTGGCAGGCAGTTTCTACCATGCAAGGCTTGTCTTGCGCGGCATGTTCCTCCCCTCCATCAGCCAACTTCAAAAATTCAACTTGTTCGGGTTCGGCCTGCAATACAGTTTTGGGCACTTCTTCCAGTACAAGCTCCCCAAGGCAGCACAACCCCTTGACGTGAGCCTCATGTTCGGCTACAGCACCAGCGGCATCGGCTACCAGCCCGACGATTACAATGGCGAACTGGACCTGGACATCAGCGCATACACGATCAATCTCGTTGTCGGCTACAAGCCCATCCAGCTCGTCGAAATCATGATGTCCCTCGGCTACCAGAATTCTAGCATGAAATCCAGCGGCCATCTCGTCAACAAGGACAATCCCCTACAACAGATCAATCCGAACTTGACCGTCAAGGGAAACAACGGTTTCCGTTTCGGCATCGAAGTCGCACTGCAACTGGGTTCGTTCCATCCTGTCGTCGGCTACGATTACGTAGGAAAGTCCTCGTTCACCACGAACATCCTTTACTTCAAGCAGAGCCTGGGCAAAGACAAGACCCCCGACGAAATCGCGAAAGAAAAAGAATCGGTGAGCAATGCAAAAACGGAACCCCAAGAAACGTCCGTAACGCAAGAATCCGCAGAAACAACGGAAGCGGAACAGGGAGAGTCCGAAGCAACGGAAACAGAAGCTGAAGAACCCTCCGAAGAACAGCCCACCGAACAGTCCGAGGACTCCGCTCAGGAGGAAGAAAGTTTCTAA
- a CDS encoding carbon starvation CstA family protein yields MITFLIGIAILIGGYFTYGKFVERIFGPDNRNTPAVQNPDGVDRMVLPHWKNVLIQLLNIAGIGPVIGVILGIKFGAIVFILLPIGNVFGGAVHDYFSGMISMRNNGVNVPALSRKFLGNGPSKVVIALISVALLLVGAVFTNTPAALINTPILAGSAVSPTLFWIAVAVIFAYYFASTFFPIDKIIGRIYPVFGGLLILASLGILIGIAPQLGTLDEICFSDIASNFTQHPAHQPIIPMLFVTIACGIISGFHSTQSPLVARTEKTEHTGRQTFYGMMIVEGLIGMIWAAGGMFIYHHMPELITGASGVKVLSELVSTVIPFAPISILVVVGVIILAITSGDTSLRSLRLTIAELTGMDQTSVRNRLILTVPMFTLCAVIIFWSNLNPEGFNILWNYFSWSNQLMAVCSLCVAVVYLRCKKKNFWVALIPCLFMAFITSDYILWVSPENLKGAPVGFGLNYNVAIVLAAVVAIVLVTLLCRRGKKLSQKSDFNPDHWE; encoded by the coding sequence ATGATTACATTCCTTATCGGCATTGCCATTCTGATTGGCGGCTACTTCACATACGGCAAGTTCGTGGAACGAATTTTCGGACCCGACAACAGGAACACTCCCGCCGTGCAAAACCCGGACGGAGTGGACCGCATGGTCCTGCCGCACTGGAAAAACGTACTCATCCAGCTCCTGAACATCGCAGGCATCGGCCCCGTCATCGGAGTCATCCTGGGCATCAAATTCGGTGCCATCGTGTTCATCCTGCTCCCCATCGGCAACGTGTTCGGCGGTGCAGTACACGACTACTTCTCGGGCATGATCAGCATGCGCAACAATGGCGTAAACGTCCCCGCCCTTTCGCGCAAGTTCCTGGGTAACGGCCCGTCCAAGGTGGTGATCGCCCTCATCTCCGTGGCGCTCCTCCTCGTGGGAGCCGTGTTCACCAACACCCCGGCAGCCCTCATCAACACGCCGATTCTCGCCGGTTCCGCCGTATCCCCGACTTTGTTCTGGATTGCGGTCGCAGTCATTTTCGCCTACTACTTCGCGAGCACCTTCTTCCCCATCGACAAGATTATCGGTCGCATCTACCCCGTGTTCGGCGGCCTCCTGATTCTCGCCTCCCTCGGTATCCTGATTGGCATCGCTCCGCAGCTCGGCACTCTCGACGAAATCTGCTTCAGCGACATTGCATCCAACTTCACGCAGCATCCGGCACACCAGCCCATCATCCCAATGTTGTTCGTAACGATTGCCTGCGGCATCATCAGCGGATTCCACAGCACGCAGAGCCCGCTCGTTGCCCGCACCGAAAAGACCGAACACACCGGCCGCCAGACCTTCTACGGCATGATGATTGTCGAAGGCCTTATCGGCATGATCTGGGCCGCCGGCGGCATGTTCATCTACCATCACATGCCCGAACTCATCACGGGTGCAAGCGGCGTGAAAGTCCTGAGTGAACTTGTCTCTACCGTTATCCCGTTCGCACCGATTTCCATCCTCGTCGTCGTGGGCGTCATCATCCTCGCGATTACCAGTGGCGACACGAGCCTGCGCAGCCTCCGTCTCACGATTGCCGAACTCACCGGTATGGATCAGACCTCCGTCAGGAACCGCCTCATTCTGACGGTCCCGATGTTCACGCTCTGCGCGGTCATCATCTTCTGGAGCAACCTGAACCCCGAAGGCTTCAATATCCTTTGGAACTACTTCAGCTGGAGCAACCAGCTCATGGCCGTGTGCAGCCTCTGCGTCGCCGTGGTCTACCTCCGCTGCAAAAAGAAGAACTTCTGGGTTGCGCTCATCCCGTGCCTGTTCATGGCCTTCATCACCAGCGACTATATCCTGTGGGTGAGCCCCGAGAACCTGAAGGGCGCTCCGGTGGGCTTTGGCCTCAACTACAACGTCGCCATCGTGCTCGCCGCCGTGGTTGCCATTGTCCTCGTCACTTTGCTTTGCAGGCGTGGCAAGAAGCTCTCCCAGAAATCGGATTTCAACCCGGACCACTGGGAATAA
- the argF gene encoding ornithine carbamoyltransferase yields MIDRNKHFLRLMDWSEEKILETVEIASRLKKEVHAGKVSDRLHGQNIAMFFEKPSLRTITTFQVGMNQLGGHAVLLAPDSIGLGKRESVKDVARCLSRWVNAIVVRCFKQQLVEELAEFGSVPIVNALTDDCHPCQAIAFAQMISENLGGFKNADGKPKTVAFIGDGNNVANSFLALASKVGMNFTLACPKGFEQPKNVVEEAAEGLKKHGCEYRVFNDPKEAVKDADILYSDVWVSMGQEGEKAEKQSHFLPFQINDELLKLAPAHCKVSHCLPAHRGEEITDSVMDNLDVNMSFEEAENRLHAHKAVLWQVMPPFA; encoded by the coding sequence ATGATCGATCGCAACAAGCACTTCCTTCGCCTGATGGACTGGAGCGAAGAAAAAATCCTCGAAACCGTCGAGATTGCCTCGCGCCTCAAGAAAGAGGTCCACGCCGGCAAAGTTTCTGACCGTCTCCACGGCCAGAACATCGCCATGTTCTTCGAGAAGCCCTCGCTGCGAACCATCACCACGTTCCAGGTGGGCATGAACCAGCTCGGCGGCCATGCCGTGCTGCTCGCCCCGGATTCCATCGGACTCGGCAAGCGCGAAAGCGTGAAGGACGTGGCCCGTTGCCTTTCCCGCTGGGTGAACGCCATCGTGGTCCGCTGCTTCAAGCAGCAGCTCGTGGAAGAACTCGCCGAATTCGGTAGCGTACCTATAGTGAACGCCCTCACCGACGACTGCCACCCCTGCCAGGCCATCGCCTTCGCGCAGATGATCAGCGAAAACCTCGGCGGTTTCAAGAACGCCGATGGCAAGCCGAAGACTGTCGCCTTCATCGGTGACGGCAACAACGTCGCGAACTCCTTCCTCGCGCTCGCCTCCAAGGTGGGCATGAACTTCACGCTCGCATGCCCCAAGGGTTTCGAGCAGCCGAAGAACGTAGTGGAAGAAGCCGCCGAAGGCCTCAAGAAGCACGGTTGTGAGTACCGCGTGTTCAACGACCCGAAGGAAGCCGTCAAGGATGCCGATATCCTCTATAGCGACGTGTGGGTTTCCATGGGCCAGGAAGGCGAAAAGGCCGAAAAGCAGAGCCACTTCCTCCCGTTCCAGATCAACGACGAACTCCTGAAGCTCGCTCCGGCACACTGCAAGGTGAGCCACTGCCTGCCCGCACACCGCGGCGAAGAAATCACGGACTCCGTGATGGACAACCTCGACGTGAACATGAGCTTCGAGGAAGCCGAGAATCGCCTGCACGCGCATAAGGCCGTTCTCTGGCAGGTCATGCCGCCTTTTGCTTAA
- a CDS encoding FISUMP domain-containing protein, producing MYASAYERANPRGVCPEGWHVLTKKNFEELFKYVGGAEKANQALRSTTGWEYDDVDYCGDDTYGFSLLPRERAEQDSPLWTSSMASSHPSENAVFVISTISDRLSFSFTLTSLSSILFAV from the coding sequence GTGTATGCTTCTGCATATGAGCGCGCGAACCCGCGTGGTGTATGCCCGGAAGGCTGGCATGTGCTCACGAAGAAGAATTTTGAAGAACTCTTTAAATATGTCGGGGGTGCTGAAAAGGCCAATCAGGCCTTGCGTTCAACTACCGGATGGGAGTATGATGACGTAGATTATTGTGGCGATGACACGTACGGTTTCTCTCTGCTTCCTCGTGAACGCGCCGAACAGGATTCTCCTTTATGGACATCGTCTATGGCGAGCAGCCATCCAAGCGAGAATGCGGTGTTCGTTATCAGCACTATCTCCGATAGACTATCTTTTTCTTTTACACTTACAAGTTTGTCGAGTATCCTGTTCGCTGTCTGA